In Clostridium sporogenes, one genomic interval encodes:
- the mazG gene encoding nucleoside triphosphate pyrophosphohydrolase → MINIIGLGPGSKESITLGTIDSLKTVDKVFLRTEKHPTVEYINKLGITYETFDGEYEVGESFDDVYNSIAKSLIEASKNYSDIIYAVPGHPLVAEKSVDILIKLCRQNNIKFKILPAVSFVDALMESLLLDPVEGLKIIDAFDIKNQVMDKRIGTIITQVYDKFIASEVKLNLMNYYKDDTEIFFVRAAGIEGLEEIRKIPLYELDRQHNIDHLTSVYIPKVSNNNYDFMDLLDIMDKLRGEDGCPWDKEQTHTSLKKYLIEESYEVIEAIDNKDVDMLIEELGDVLLQVVFHSQIGKEDGFFEIKDVIQSICDKMINRHPHVFSDLEINNSNEVLENWDKIKSMEQGNETYTDSIRHIAKTLPALMRADKVQKKAAKVGFDWDNIEDAMKKIIEEYKEIEDVYKSKNKVKILEEIGDLLFSVVNVARFLDIDPENALNYSIDKFINRFQYIEDEAISIGRNLDNMSLEEMDELWKEAKNK, encoded by the coding sequence ATGATAAACATTATAGGATTAGGTCCAGGATCCAAAGAATCAATTACTTTAGGAACTATAGATAGTTTAAAAACTGTTGATAAAGTTTTTTTAAGGACAGAAAAACATCCTACAGTAGAATATATAAATAAATTAGGAATAACTTACGAAACTTTTGATGGAGAATATGAAGTAGGAGAAAGTTTTGATGATGTATATAACTCTATAGCAAAATCACTAATAGAAGCTAGTAAAAATTATTCAGATATAATATATGCAGTACCGGGGCATCCATTAGTTGCAGAAAAATCTGTGGATATACTTATAAAGCTTTGCAGGCAAAACAATATAAAATTCAAAATATTACCAGCAGTAAGTTTTGTAGATGCTTTAATGGAAAGTCTACTTTTAGATCCAGTGGAAGGATTAAAAATAATAGACGCTTTTGATATAAAAAATCAAGTAATGGATAAGAGAATAGGTACTATAATTACACAAGTATATGATAAATTTATAGCTTCAGAGGTTAAATTAAATCTTATGAACTATTATAAAGATGATACAGAAATATTTTTTGTAAGAGCAGCGGGAATAGAGGGACTTGAGGAGATAAGAAAGATACCTTTATATGAATTAGATAGACAACATAACATAGATCATTTAACATCAGTATATATACCAAAGGTTTCAAATAATAACTATGATTTTATGGATTTATTAGATATAATGGATAAGCTAAGAGGAGAGGATGGATGCCCTTGGGATAAGGAACAAACTCATACTTCATTAAAAAAATACTTAATAGAAGAAAGTTATGAAGTTATAGAGGCTATAGATAATAAAGATGTGGATATGTTAATCGAAGAATTAGGAGATGTGCTCCTACAAGTAGTTTTTCATTCTCAAATTGGAAAAGAAGATGGCTTTTTTGAAATAAAAGATGTAATACAGTCTATATGTGATAAAATGATTAATAGACATCCTCATGTTTTTAGTGACTTAGAGATAAATAATTCAAATGAAGTTTTGGAAAATTGGGATAAGATAAAAAGTATGGAACAGGGAAATGAAACTTACACAGATAGCATAAGACACATTGCTAAAACACTACCAGCTTTAATGAGAGCAGATAAGGTTCAAAAGAAAGCAGCAAAAGTGGGATTTGATTGGGATAATATAGAAGATGCTATGAAAAAAATTATAGAGGAATATAAAGAGATAGAAGATGTATATAAAAGCAAAAATAAGGTAAAAATATTAGAAGAAATAGGTGATTTATTATTTTCAGTGGTAAATGTAGCAAGATTTCTTGACATTGACCCTGAAAATGCTTTAAATTATAGTATAGATAAATTTATAAATCGCTTTCAATACATAGAAGATGAAGCAATCTCTATTGGCAGAAATTTAGATAATATGTCTTTAGAAGAAATGGATGAATTATGGAAGGAAGCGAAAAATAAATAA
- a CDS encoding HU family DNA-binding protein: MNKSELITSMAEKSKLTKKDAEAALKAFIESVEEALEGGEKVQLVGFGTFETRERAERVGRNPRTKEEITIPASIAPVFKAGKELKEKVNKK; encoded by the coding sequence GTGAATAAATCAGAATTAATTACAAGCATGGCAGAAAAATCAAAATTAACTAAAAAGGACGCAGAAGCAGCTTTAAAAGCATTTATAGAAAGTGTTGAAGAAGCATTAGAAGGTGGCGAAAAAGTTCAATTAGTTGGCTTTGGTACTTTTGAAACTAGGGAAAGAGCTGAAAGAGTAGGTAGAAATCCAAGAACTAAAGAAGAAATAACTATACCTGCATCAATAGCACCTGTTTTCAAAGCAGGAAAAGAACTAAAAGAAAAAGTAAACAAAAAATAA
- a CDS encoding RNA-binding S4 domain-containing protein, producing MRLDKFLKVSRIIKRRTVAKEACENERVLVNSKIAKPGTEIKEGDILEIQYANKTMKYEIISVLEHVKKEDAENMYKII from the coding sequence TTGCGTTTAGATAAATTTCTTAAAGTTTCAAGAATAATAAAAAGAAGAACTGTAGCTAAAGAGGCTTGTGAAAACGAAAGGGTTCTTGTTAATTCTAAAATAGCTAAACCTGGTACTGAGATTAAAGAGGGAGATATCTTAGAAATACAATATGCTAATAAAACTATGAAGTATGAAATAATATCTGTTTTAGAGCATGTAAAAAAAGAAGATGCTGAAAATATGTACAAAATTATATAA
- the yabP gene encoding sporulation protein YabP: protein MEKKEFKNDDKISNLNLESRKKLILSGINEVISFNEEEIMLKTTLGDLDIKGSNLKMNKLDVQNGDVVIVGTINSCAYLNDQSKANRSNIFSKLFK, encoded by the coding sequence ATGGAAAAGAAAGAATTTAAGAATGATGATAAAATAAGTAATTTAAATTTAGAGAGCAGAAAAAAGTTAATTTTAAGCGGCATTAATGAAGTTATAAGCTTTAATGAAGAAGAAATTATGTTAAAGACAACCCTAGGAGATTTAGATATAAAAGGATCAAATTTAAAAATGAATAAATTAGATGTACAAAATGGAGATGTTGTAATAGTAGGTACTATAAATTCTTGTGCTTATCTTAATGATCAATCTAAAGCTAACAGGAGCAATATATTTTCAAAACTATTTAAGTAG
- the yabQ gene encoding spore cortex biosynthesis protein YabQ has product MVISISKQLGLLIFSFLSGLITGVFFDIYRSIRMDKNLRPIIKIIEDILFWCLAAIAIFIFLLYNNCAFIGIYVYLWIAIGLYIYIFFISKYLNPIFIYIVQNINKFFRIAINIIVYPFKILIYKIKSNKMH; this is encoded by the coding sequence ATGGTTATATCTATAAGTAAACAATTGGGATTATTAATTTTTAGTTTTTTATCTGGTTTAATAACGGGTGTTTTTTTTGACATTTATAGAAGTATAAGGATGGATAAAAATTTAAGACCTATTATAAAAATTATTGAAGATATATTATTTTGGTGCTTAGCTGCTATAGCAATATTCATATTTTTGTTATATAATAATTGTGCCTTTATAGGGATATATGTATACCTATGGATTGCTATAGGATTATACATATATATATTTTTTATAAGCAAATATTTAAATCCTATATTTATTTATATAGTTCAAAATATAAATAAATTTTTTAGGATAGCAATTAATATAATAGTGTATCCCTTTAAAATACTCATATATAAAATAAAATCT